One window of the Cryptomeria japonica chromosome 7, Sugi_1.0, whole genome shotgun sequence genome contains the following:
- the LOC131061663 gene encoding probable LRR receptor-like serine/threonine-protein kinase IRK — translation MGCLYLGAVIATLYVLLVGCCSEAVDLNDDVLGLIVFKADLHDPNSFLSSWNEEEDSPCSWAGVKCNPRAGRVTELVLDNLSLSGKIGRGLTRLQFLHTLSLASNNFSGDISPDLVQIESLRILNLNHNALSGMVPARLFQQCTTSLRVLSLAYNAFQGTLPDTVSSCASLTALNLSGNHFSGPLPLKIFSLRNLRSLDLSHNSFAGSVPQGIGGLTSLREIHLNANNLSGPIPPDIGDCVLLKNVDLSFNMLSGFLPDSLRQLNFVSSMSFSNNNLVGNIPSWLGSLRNLESVDLSGNGLSGSLPASVGMLQNVRSINVSNNKLSGAIPESLMGCTTLFSLDISKNNFSGSIPGELFELGLQNIRLSGNSLSGTIPHAASSNLYKFLEVLDLAHNLLSGEIPPVIGQCTNLKYLNLSKNLLASNVPSEFGNLHSLKTLDLSFNRLYGDIPGTLGSATAISVLQLDGNCLTGHIPGEIGKCTSLLLLSLSHNSLTGHVPKELAKLHSLRILNLSVNNLTGDLPQQLGNLGNLLSVNVSHNRLKGKIPTGGIFNTLNKTALEGNAGLCGSGVNVSCPMVMPKPIVLNPNSSGSTTKGTGLIKSRHSRIVLSVSAIIAISAAAVIAFGVVAVTVLNIRAQSSSRSLNHMLDSFSQSPSTDMGLGKLVMFTPHSDHTSEDWVTSAHALLNKDCELGRGGFGTVYKAVLGDGRIVAIKKLMVSSLVKSQEDFEKEVQLLGKIKHPNLVSLQGYYWTPQLQLLIYEYIQSGSLYSRLHEVSQSDAPLNWATRFNIALGTARGLAHLHHSCRPPVIHYNIKSSNVLLDEDCNPKIADYGLAKLLPMLDRYILSSKIQSALGYMAPEFACQSLKINERCDVYGFGVLLLELVTGRRPVEYMEDDVVILCDNVRSLLNEGKPLNCVDPALSEYPEDEVIPVIKLGLICTSQVPSNRPPVAEVVHILELIRSPTESRELL, via the exons ATGGGGTGCTTGTATTTGGGGGCTGTGATAGCGACATTGTATGTCCTTTTGGTGGGTTGCTGTAGCGAGGCTGTCGATCTGAATGACGATGTGCTGGGACTGATAGTGTTCAAAGCGGATTTGCACGATCCAAATTCATTTCTGAGTTCGTGGAATGAAGAGGAAGATAGTCCTTGCAGCTGGGCGGGGGTGAAGTGCAATCCGAGAGCGGGGAGAGTAACAGAGTTGGTGCTGGACAATCTTTCTCTTTCTGGAAAGATTGGGAGGGGTCTCACCAGGCTACAGTTTCTTCACACATTGTCTCTCGCAAGCAACAACTTCTCTGGCGATATCAGTCCAGATCTGGTGCAGATTGAAAGCCTCAGGATTCTGAATTTAAACCACAATGCTCTCTCTGGCATGGTTCCTGCCCGCCTCTTTCAACAATGTACTACTTCTCTCAGAGTCCTCTCGCTCGCCTACAATGCATTTCAAGGTACACTTCCTGATACCGTAAGCTCATGTGCTAGTTTAACGGCATTGAACTTATCTGGCAACCATTTCTCTGGGCCTCTACCtctcaaaatattttctttgaGAAATCTGAGATCACTGGACCTGTCCCATAATTCCTTCGCTGGGAGTGTTCCCCAGGGCATCGGAGGCCTCACTAGTCTCAGAGAGATACATTTGAATGCTAATAATTTATCTGGTCCTATACCGCCTGATATAGGAGACTGCGTCCTTCTGAAAAATGTAGATTTGAGCTTCAACATGCTATCGGGCTTTCTTCCCGATTCGCTTAGACAGTTGAATTTTGTTTCTTCTATGAGCTTCAGTAATAATAACCTGGTGGGTAACATTCCTTCTTGGTTAGGAAGCTTGCGAAACCTAGAGTCTGTAGACTTGTCTGGCAATGGTTTGAGTGGAAGCCTTCCAGCCTCGGTTGGCATGCTGCAGAATGTTAGGTCCATTAATGTGTCAAATAATAAACTTTCAGGAGCCATTCCCGAGTCTTTAATGGGTTGCACTACCTTGTTTTCACTTGATATCAGCAAAAACAACTTCAGTGGAAGCATTCCTGGGGAACTATTTGAATTGGGCTTACAAAATATACGTTTGTCAGGGAACAGTCTCAGCGGTACTATACCTCACGCTGCTTCTTCAAACTTGTATAAGTTTCTGGAGGTGTTGGATTTGGCACATAATCTCTTGAGTGGGGAAATTCCGCCGGTgatcggtcaatgcacaaatttgAAGTATTTGAATTTATCAAAGAACCTTCTCGCTTCCAACGTTCCTTCAGAGTTTGGTAATCTTCATTCTTTGAAGACACTGGATTTAAGTTTCAATCGTCTATATGGGGACATTCCTGGCACACTTGGGAGTGCTACTGCTATCTCTGTGCTGCAACTTGATGGTAATTGTTTAACTGGGCACATCCCCGGAGAGATCGGAAAGTGTACATCTCTGTTATTGTT GAGTTTGTCGCACAACAGTTTGACCGGACATGTACCCAAGGAACTTGCCAAGCTGCACTCTCTGAGAATTCTTAATTTGTCAGTGAACAATCTAACTGGAGATCTTCCACAGCAACTCGGGAACTTGGGTAATTTGTTATCTGTTAATGTTTCTCACAACCGACTTAAAGGGAAGATTCCAACAGGTGGCATATTCAACACATTGAACAAGACTGCACTTGAAGGAAATGCAGGGCTATGTGGATCTGGCGTGAATGTTTCTTGCCCTATGGTTATGCCTAAGCCAATAGTTCTCAATCCAAATTCAAGTGGGAGTACAACAAAAGGGACCGGATTAATTAAATCTAGACACAGCAGAATTGTTCTAAGTGTCTCTGCAATAATAGCAATATCTGCAGCAGCAGTGATTGCATTTGGTGTTGTTGCTGTGACTGTTCTGAATATAAGAGCTCAGTCTAGTTCAAGATCTTTGAATCATATGCTTGATAGCTTTTCTCAGTCCCCCTCTACTGATATGGGTCTAGGAAAACTTGTTATGTTTACACCGCATTCAGATCATACATCTGAAGATTGGGTGACCAGTGCCCATGCATTGCTTAACAAAGACTGTGAACTTGGCAGGGGAGGTTTTGGCACTGTTTACAAAGCAGTTCTAGGGGATGGGAGGATAGTTGCTATAAAGAAATTGATGGTTTCAAGTTTGGTTAAGTCGCaagaagattttgagaaggaggTACAGCTGCTGGGCAAAATTAAACATCCAAATCTTGTGAGCTTGCAAGGCTACTACTGGACACCACAGCTACAGCTTCTCATATATGAGTATATCCAAAGTGGAAGCTTGTATAGCCGACTTCATGAGGTTTCCCAGTCAGATGCCCCTTTAAACTGGGCAACTCGGTTCAACATAGCCTTGGGGACTGCAAGGGGGCTTGCACATCTTCACCATTCTTGCAGACCACCAGTTATACACTATAACATAAAATCTAGCAATGTTTTGCTTGATGAGGATTGCAATCCCAAAATTGCTGATTATGGCCTTGCAAAGTTGCTGCCAATGCTTGACAGATACATACTCAGTAGCAAGATTCAGAGTGCATTAGGATATATGGCCCCTGAGTTTGCCTGTCAAAGCCTCAAGATAAATGAGAGATGTGATGTGTATGGCTTTGGGGTGTTGCTTCTAGAACTTGTTACAGGTAGGAGGCCGGTTGAATACATGGAGGATGATGTTGTGATCCTATGTGACAATGTGCGATCTTTACTCAATGAAGGAAAGCCTTTAAATTGTGTGGACccagctttgtctgaatatcctgAAGATGAAGTTATTCCTGTGATTAAACTTGGGCTGATTTGCACATCCCAAGTACCTTCAAATAGGCCGCCTGTGGCAGAGGTGGTGCACATACTCGAGCTGATCAGATCACCAACAGAGAGTAGAGAATTGCTTTGA